The stretch of DNA TCCACTTTCCGcaaccaaccaaacaaaaacatcagagagaccaaaacacaacacacatcGTCACacgtttctttctctctctctctcttcctcctccgtcGCCAGCCACCAtcaaaaatccctaaaacctagacttctctctttctctctcttccattTTTTTGATGGCGGCCAATAACAGATCCGATCACGGATCAGACGAAAACACACGCCTTTACAACCCTTACCAAAACTACGAAGTCCCAATCAACAAATCTCAGTACCTTTACAAGCTTCCCACATCCCCTGAGTTTCTCTTCACGGAGGAGGCTTTGAGGCAGCGTAGATCTTGGGGTGAGAATCTCACTTTCTACACCGGAACAGCTTACCTCGGCGGCTCCGTTGCTGGAGCTTCTTTGGGAGTTATCACTGGAGTCAAAAGCTTCGAATCTGGCGACACGACTAAGCTCAAAATCAACAGGATCTTGAACTCTTCTGGTCACGCGGGTCGTACTTGGGGTAACAGGGTTGGTATCATTGGTTTGGTCTACGCAGGGCTCGAGAGTGGTGTTGTCGCTGTTACGGATAGAGATGATGTTTGGACCAGTGTTGTTGCTGGTCTTGGAACTGGAGCTGTTTGTAGGGCGGCGAGAGGAGTGAGATCCGCGGCTGTGGCTGGTGCTCTTGGTGGACTTGCTGCTGGAGCTGTTGTAGCAGGGAAGCAAATTGTGAAGCGGTATGTGCCCATTTGAAGAGCTGCGAATGAATGTGTTAAGAGTCTAATTGGAAGACTCTGTTTTCGTCGTTGTTGAAATTTTTGATAGGAGAAAAATGGTGAATTTGATAGGTTTTGGTATGTCTTTGGaatcatttaaaaatgaaaactttattttggtttctaaagAGGTACAAAGTCTGTATGTCTCTCATAATGCAGTTTCACTTTGAAGAATAACCtgcaaaccttttttttcttatatattcatACTGATACCGATTGGTAATTTAATTTGTCATTTGAGTGTTTCTGCTAGTTAGtgttttatgtttctgtttCATCATCAATGTTACCATCTTCCTTGATTTGTTAAGAAATGGATGTGTTGTATCAGACTTGAGAAGAAGCTCTTCTTTCTTGTATTTCTTATCATTTCGCATCATTTTGTTCTCATCTGTTGATATATTTCCGTATGGTTCACTGTGCTTATAATGCAATGCAGAGAATGAGTATGTATCATGCTTGATTTTCAAAGATCGTATATTTGTTTCCCTCTGGTTTTATTTCACCTGAATACCTCTTCTGCTCTAAGCATTTCATTTTGTCTCCTGGATTTTGCTAGCAAGGTTGTGGGGATCAGGTCACAGTGACtacttttggttttgtgtttttctctaTCAAACTCACTGATATTGTATAATAAACCTCCTCTAAGCTCTAACCATGGAATTGGAAGCTGCTATtgttgaaacaaacaatattAAGTCTTAACTTTTGCTTAGAATATAGTTTTTTACCGTAGATCATGATCATGCAAAACGacgatttgatttgatttggtttgtgcaTCAAACGAGGATCTTTCATTAATAAACAACAAATGAACAAATCTTTTAATAGTGTTGCATTTTACATGAAGAAAACTCTTTTAAGTGTTTCATGGTACAAAGATAAAGGAACTCCCCACACACTACGGGAGATCACCCCACTGAACTTTGGATGGAGCACAACTCATAAAAGACCAACGCTTGCCTTTGCTCTTGCTTGTATGTGATCTTGGAGGTCGACTTGTTCTTGATATGTAATGATTACTGCTCCTATACGGATCAAGTTCTTCGTGGGTCGCAGGTACTGCCACAGTCAGCTTCTTGTTGATCTACGTCGAATTTCCATAGGTCAATACTCAATAGGATTTTCTCATTCGACCCACTCTCTACATAGCAGAGAAATGATTCATGAACTGAGAAAGTTTTGCAAAAAGATTTGTTTGTACCTACTTTATGACAAATATGATCTTAAACTCCTCTTGGTGTGATATATTGCATGTATGCAGAACTAAAAAAGGTGTTTTATGTATCTTTTATCATCTAAGATCTAGATCCGTTTTATTGATATGCTTATTGACTTATTGTGTATGAATATAGTCAATGTAACAGGTGAACAAGATTAGAATTCTTTTCTTGCAGGTTCTCACTGTGTAGAATTTTCTAAGTTCAGTTTGCAGTTAATATCACTCAAAACGAACGGTTCTAAGAAACCAACCTGAGGGTGAGGAATCTTGGGAAGCGAAACTGAATTGTGTACATATGACACATATGTTCTGTCCTGGATACGTTCATGATCCTCTCTAGCAAACTCTCTTAGCCTGGTAAGAGCTGGTAACAGTACTGAAGCAAGATCAGGTCTGTCTTTTTTCCTCAGTTCACAGCACTGCAAAGCCAATTTAGCCAACTCCAGAGTCTCTTCTTCAGGCCATTCTGATACTTTTGGATCCAAAATTTCTCTGAGCTTATTATCTTCAATTGCCATCTCTACTTTATGGGTTAAACCCATTGCTGGCATAGCTGTAATGATTTGCAGAAGCACTACACCAAAGGAGTAGAGGTCAGATTTCACTCCAAGCATTCCGGTTTGCTGATACTCAGGGTCGATGTAACAAAATGTACCTGTTCCAGTGAGCCAAAGAGGGAAAGAAACATCAACACTGGTTCCATGTTAAGACATTGAAAAGAGatggaagataaaaaaaactcttaccGGCTGCAGAAGTCATGTGATAGTTACTGAAGGAATCATCAGCCATAGAGGGAGGTACCAAGCGAGCTAGACCGACATCACTGATCTTACTAGTGAAATATTTATCAAGCAGAATGTTTGCTGGCTTCAAATCACGATGAACTAGGGGCTCAGGTTTAGCCTGGTGAAGGAAAAGAAGTCCTGTGGCAATCTCAGCAGCTATTCTGAACCTTGCTCTCCATGAAAGTGGAGGTGTATCGTTTTTGCATAAGATGCGATCTTCAAGTGTTCCATTTTCCATATACTCATACACGAGACAACCTAACTCGGGACATGCACCGAGAAGGATCACCATATTAGGGTGTCTCATGCTACTCAGAACCTCAATCTAGTATAGAAGAAACATATGTATGAGTCGAGGAGAAGAAAAATGTCAAGCAACATAAAGATCTCACGTTATAGTTCACTTACCTCTTGTTGGAACTGTTTCAGTCCCTCTGTGATACCTGACTTCATGATCTTAATGGCGACAGAATTGTAATGGAGGACAGCTTTGTAAACAGGTCCATAACCTCCTTCCCCAATCTTTAGATCATCAGAAAAACCATTGGTTGCAGCTTCAACATCTTTGATACTATAACGTCTGTAAGAGACTTCATTGaccattctctctttctctaaattGGCTTGCATCTCTTGTAATCTTCTCTTTAGGCTCTCCATTTGCGCTATGCGCTTTGCTATTTCAGCTGCGTGGATTTCAGACTCCCTTTTCTGCTTTGCCCTCTCAAACAATAATCTAGGCAGTTCTATTGCTTCCTCTGACCTTGGGGCTGCAGTAGCTCTAGGTATTTGGAGTTCTTGAAACTACATAAATGTAATTAATATCTGATGATTAGTATTCACCACCTGGAATATAAGGAAACAACAATTTTTATCAACAATATCTTacgttttctttttggtttgtagTATCTTTGTCCTTCTTAAACTGCTTCAACTCCAGTCTTAGTCTTTTCACCTCTGCTTCAAGATTTTGATTCTGGTAAGACATCCCACAAACATCATACACCATGTCAATACCATGTTGACAAAATTGTGTATATCCGGGACCAAATCTTGAAAAGTTTACCTGTTGTTCCACGAGATTTCCCGCAAGTGGACTTTCCTGTGCATGATCAGTTATCCCAGAATACAGATTAATACAAAGAAGGAAATGTCAGAATACTAAGAATCTAAACGTATATTAGACAGTGATGAAATACTACTAACCGTGGACGTTGAAGAGATCGAGCTTCTGTTGGTATTGGAACTTGAAGAGATGGTGTAAGAACTCACGGTTGATACCACACCGTAGCTGCCATTGTCAGTCCTCTCTGAGTGAGAAATCTCACTTACAGATTGAGGTGGTGAGATGCGAGGTGAATAGGATAGGTAGGAATCTGATATTGGTTTGTTGGTTTGTGTAGATACAGGTGATGTTGATGCCCTGTAAAATATGTAAACCAAATCTTGTTGAAACGAAAGCCATAGCGAaaggttagaacttagaagGGAGTTTAAGATTTTACCTCTCGGAATCACTGGAAATGGAGCTCGTTGAGTTGtacaacaaaaaagagagattttgttGTTTGGAAAGTTTCTGAGGCCGAGTCGCAAATTTGCTTCTTGATAGCTTACCTTTGGACACAACAAAGACGGCACAAGTCTCCGGTGTCGTCTTAAGCAAAGTTGTGGGCACATCTGGACTCTTAAACTTCCTGACCACAAAAGAGAGATTGAATTTTTAGCATTTTATAGTAACCAAAGTTTCAGATGATATCAagcatgagaaaaaaaaaagagaaaagaagaagagacttgaGGAAGGAGTTGCGTGCAGATGCGCCAACAACGATATTTGCAATAAAATTGTTGCTTATGTATTTAACCAAAGCATTGGCGATGTCAAGATCGCCAAGAATAACCTCCTTAGCTATGATCTGAGAAAAGGTGTATATACACAATAATTAGTGTCATGATACGTGATGTGTTGTTACAAAGGAGTTTGGTAATGATCCGATCACTAACTCCTTTTCGAGTGCAGAATCCTCTGAAAGGAAGAAACAATTGATGTGACTCGTCCTGATTGTTTCCTGTGTTTCCTGCTGCATAACAGGATTCTTATAGTTAGGGTTCTTTAACTTGATTGTTGTTACAACGAAGATGACGAGAGATGCCTACCTTGAACGTGGAGAAGGACACATTGTGGAGAATCTTGAAGGAGATTTTCAACGGCCCACTTGAAGGCGTGTTGGCTGTTCTTGTCCTTATCAATTGCGATCGCCGTGATTGCGTCAAAATCCACCGAGGTCCCTCTTACTCTTCTTGAATACATGTTAGAGAGACTTGCTTCTCAAGAAACCCTGCTTCACAAAGCAAAACTATAATATCtctcaattatatcatgtctttATCACtaacacccacaaccaaaatcgattgtgttgttttcttttgtttggctCTGCAGCTTCTGAGAAGAACCGATGAACAATAATAAGTAACAGATTATACATTGTGAATGATGATGCTTTGAGTGGTTTTGCATTTTTGCTAATTTTGGGAGGTTTTTTCTCTCAAACAACTCAACTGTCttgtgaaacaaacaaaaaacaaaaaaaaaaaaaggaaaatttctcaACTCTTAATTTTTACCTTTAGAAAGTAATTTTTGGGAAATTGCTGGTGCGATCGAACTTATAACCAAAGTTACCGTTTcgattaaaatgaaatatgataTATACTAAGTTGATTATTTTGTCTTGTCGATAAGTACTAAAATTAGCTAGTATGCATCATGCATGTTTTAGACTTTCTAAGGTGCGTTTTTAACAACAAGATACCACATCTGGATTTACACACGGCATATATTACTGAATTTTGTTAGTTTAGGTTAAATAATAGCACGACAGCAAATGATATATCGACgaattttgacattttctgaGCTGCTACAAAATGAAGTGTGTGGACGTGTTCATTATTTATCGTCGTCCGTCCCGGATCAATCAGATAGCCACGTGGGCGGAGGTAGAAATCGAAATTATTGCGATTAAATTGActtgcaaaaaaacaaacacacgtTGCAGTTTCTGATTTACGTAGCCAAAGAAAGGaccaaccaaaatatattattatattttcgtGGTTGTCGTCTTCCATCTTTTGTATCACCATCTCTTATACGTTTCTCATCGATACATTAGTACTTTTTAAGACAATTTATTCCATAAAGATTATACTTTTTAGTTGTCGcaaaagaaaacatgtatattattgtttgtttaggCTGATTCTTCTTATTGATAACAATCATTTTGTGTTATTCTCACTAGGAGAGTCCTCTAGACAAGTTGGTAAGAGTTGTTCTAAACTAATAAaaccaaatacatatatatgaacaaaacaaaaactaaaatattgatatttctGTAGAAATATTGACATAAGaacataattctcaaaatttaagattacattttatattgtaaatgataaataatttttagttagTCTCAAAAGATAATACTTGGTAACGAAATATAATCCTtcgaaataaaatatattcactCTATTTCATAATAActagtatcattttttttgatatttttacataaattataaaaagtatgaaattttttcttgtataaattgaaattgacttaagataatttttttttataaactcaaagttaatttttttttaaaatatatcaaatgtaacattaaaaatctaaaatgtaattattttgaaacgcaaaaataatcctaaaacgtcaataaaaaaaataacattaagatgaaaaaagaaaagaaaataaaatccattgaaCAAATATATTAAGCGTCAAGATTTCATTCGTTGAGATTCATTGATCCATATCTCATTAactaattttcaatttattcattttcatatttaaaattcaCAAACATATAGTcatatacacataaaaaaaagaagaatattattcatatataaatcattAATATTATATCAACTTAAACATCACACCTTCATGATTACCATTTAAAAATCAATAGTTTTTATctacatgtcaaaatattaataGATTTGTAAAGCTAATTTATGGACATATTAATGTTTTGAATgcataaaaagaaacaaaaactacaGTTCATAAATCACTTATATGGggaaaatctagtatatatataagagaagcCAAATGCGTTCTCACTTCTTGTTTTGGTAATTTGAGATCGAAAACAAATCACACTAGGCATGgttttagtgtatatatatatataggggatatttGATTAtatcataataaataacaaGGAATTAAAAATAACATCTGTTGTTGTTAAGCTGATTCGACAGGTGTCgcctgaagaaaagaaaaaaaaggacaaaaataaaaaaagttgtggAAAATAAAAGGACAAAAAGTTCTCACAAAGGCTTGTGTGTGTATACGTGTCCTTCTAATAATCCCcttttgtaataataaatactcctttttttttatttaaataatttttgtaaaaaggaataaaaagaagaaacagagagagaaaaaagcaTACCACACAATattcccttctctctctctctctctctctctctctctctctctctctctcgagtctCGACCCAgcagagagaaacaaaacaatcatcatcttctctcaaTCAAAGGAGATTACATCTTCTTTTACTTTACTTTTGTTCCATCTCTGTTTGTAGATTCGAATATCTTAAGAGATTCATTTAActcgtaagttttttttttttttttgagtgtgTGTGTAAATTTTGTCAAGCCCGTCTGTATAAGTTTTTGATTagtgctctttttttttttttgtctgtgaTCTCTCTCTAAATAGGGTGAAATCGAGATTAAGGATTTGTGCGAAAAGATCAAACCCAATTTGTTTGGTATTTTGGGGATCGAGAGAGAGTGGGGTGTAAAAAATCAGAGTGAAGGAGAAAAAATTACAGAGGATCCGTTTCAGATCTGTTTCCATCTCCTCCGGTACTTTGATTCGTCCTCTCTCTGTGTATGTGTTTTAAACTATGCTTAGCTAGTGCATGAACATTAAGCGGCATTGGAGTCGCtgatatatattctaaaatcaagATCATGAAccgaagaagatgaaatcaatTGAATGATTACTCCTACACAATTCCATCGTTGAAGATAATAGTTTACTCGATAtctctcatctttttctctgtggtgtggtgtggtgtggtgtggggagatttctgattttgttggGGAGCTCATGGAAGAGATGACTCCTGCTGTTGCAATGACTCTTAGCTTAGCTAATACAATGTGTGACTCATCATCACCTGTGGAGATCNNNNNNNNNNNNNNNNNNNNNNNNNNNNNNNNNNNNNNNNNNNNNNNNNNNNNNNNNNNNNNNNNNNNNNNNNNNNNNNNNNNNNNNNNNNNNNNNNNNNNNNNNNNNNNNNNNNNNNNNNNNNNNNNNNNNNNNNNNNNNNNNNNNNNNNNNNNNNNNNNNNNNNNNNNNNNNNNNNNNNNNNNNNNNNNNNNNNNNNNNNNNNNNNNNNNNNNNNNNNNNNNNNNNNNNNNNNNNNNNNNNNNNNNNNNNNNNNNNNNNNNNNNNNNNNNNNNNNNNNNNNNNNNNNNNNNNNNNNNNNNNNNNNNNNNNNNNNNNNNNNNNNNNNNNNNNNNNNNNNNNNNNNNNNNNNNNNNNNNNNNNNNNNNNNNNNNNNNNNNNNNNNNNNNNNNNNNNNNNNNNNNNNNNNNNNNNNNNNNNNNNNNNNNNNNNNNNNNNNNNNNNNNNNNNNNNNNNNNNNNNNNNNNNNNNNNNNNNNNNNNNNNNNNNNNNNNNNNNNNNNNNNNNNNNNNNNNNttttttttttttttttggctttcctgatatttttatgttgtttttttttttgttcctgtGTATATATAGTGAAGAATGATGAAGCTTTGTGCTATTTATTATTAtgctctttatatatatatatatatattttaatcttgtTTATTGAGCTTTTGGTGTGTTTTCTTAAgaacaaagcttttttttttttttttNGGTACTTTGATTCGTCCTCTCTCTGTGTATGTGTTTTAAACTATGCTTAGCTAGTGCATGAACATTAAGCGGCATTGGAGTCGCtgatatatattctaaaatcaagATCATGAAccgaagaagatgaaatcaatTGAATGATTACTCCTACACAATTCCATCGTTGAAGATAATAGTTTACTCGATAtctctcatctttttctctgtggtgtggtgtggtgtggtgtggggagatttctgattttgttggGGAGCTCATGGAAGAGATGACTCCTGCTGTTGCAATGACTCTTAGCTTAGCTAATACAATGTGTGACTCATCATCACCTGTGGAGATCACTCAGCTCAAGAACGTTACTGATTCTGCTGATTTGTTATCTGATTCACAACATCAGAAACAAGGTGAATCTGAATTGTTGAAAAccgggtcttcttcttcttcttctactaatgTTTTAGATGAAGACGAGGTACTTGTGGAGGAGGATGATAATAGTGCTGCAGTCATTAGTGAAGGCTTATTAGTTGTTGATGATGCTGGCTCTGAGTTAAGCTTGTCTGAAATAGATAACGGGAGAGTTCTTGCAACTGCTATTATCGTTGGCGAATCAAGCATCGAGCAGGTCCCCACTGCTGAAGTTGTTATTGCGGGTGAGGATACaagtgtagaagaagatggTTCAGGTGTAACGGCTTCTGAGGTTGTCATTCGTTTGCCTGAAGTAAATAGTAATCAGCTGGTCAAAGGTAGAAGTGTTTATGAATTAGATTGTATACCGCTTTGGGGTACCGTTTCCATTCAAGGTAATAGATCTGAGATGGAGGATGCTTTTGCCGTGTTGCCTCATTTTCTTAAACTGCCTATCAAAATGCTTATGGGAGATCATGAGGGTATGAGTCCTAGCCTCACACACCTCACTGGTCATTTCTTCGGTGTTTATGATGGTCATGGAGGCCATAAGGTATGCTGTATTCTCATTTTCTCTACATTCTCTTTGAATCCAAATAACcttttgattttgtgattttgccGTTAAAATCCATTAGCTATTGCTTGTAGGTTGCTGACTATTGCCGAGATAGACTCCATTTTGTCTTGGCTGAAGAAATTGAACGCATTAAAGATGAGTTATGCAAGAGGAACACAGGAGAGGGTAGGCAGGTCCAGTGGGAGAAAGTCTTCACTAGTTGTTTTCTAACCGTTGATGATGAGATTGGAGGAAAAGTCAGCAGAGCCGTTGTTGGTTCTTCTGATAAGATTCTTGAGGCGGTTGCCTCTGAGACCGTAGGATCAACTGCTGTGGTTGCTTTAGTTTGCTCATCACATATAGTAGTTTCTAACTGTGGGGATTCAAGGGCGGTATTACTTCGTGGCAAAGAAGCCATGCCCTTATCAGTCGATCACAAAGTAAAAAGAGTTTCCTTTCTTTCCTTCTATCCTAGAGTTAAGCACCCTCTAATGTACCGAGTTGATCAAGTTGTTTCttacctctttctctttttctgcaGCCAGATAGAGAGGATGAATATGCAAGAATAGAAAATGCTGGGGGTAAAGTTATACAATGGCAAGGCGCACgtgtttttggtgttcttgCCATGTCTAGGTCCCTAGGTAAGCAGTGCTTCTCTTGATGACTACTAATGCATCTATGAATGTCGTGAGTTGGCTTATTGGTTTCAAAACTTACCTTGGTTATGAATTTACTCCCCTTCATGAAACATTAGATCCTCGgcgtttttttttcctcctctgGACCTATGCAGGTGACAGATATCTGAAGCCATATGTGATCCCAGAACCGGAAGTGACATTCATGCCGCGGTCAAGAGAAGATGAGTGTCTTATACTAGCCAGTGATGGTCTTTGGGATGTAATGAACAACCAAGAAGCTTGCGAATTGGCTAGGAGACGGATCTTGATGTGGCACAAGAAGAACGGTGCACCACCTATAGCAGAGAGAGGCAAAGGAACAGACCCAGCTTGCCAAGCCGCGGCTGATTACCTCTCCATGCTTGCTATTCAAAAAGGAAGTAAAGACAACATCTCCATCATTGTGATTGACTTGAAAGCTCAAAGAAAATTCAAGACCAGAACTTGAAGCTTAATTACAAACAGTACGcttacttactttttttttactgggGGTAAGTTTAGATCGTTAAGGATCTAATGTCGACAagtttttacatattatatttattcaataTTGTTAGAGGGgttgggaaaagaaaaaagaaggtaTGGAAATGCGGGTTGGGGAGGAGAAGACTGAAGATTAAGAAGATGATGCATAGCTAATTTTATAAGTACATTCCTTTTTCTCATGAAACTTTGGGATTCTTatgtataagaagaagaagaagaaataggcaaaaaatatgctttttttttggttgagtaTTAAAGTAGATGAATATGTTGTAATAGTTTTGAGATGTGGCAAATGAAATTGTAATTGAAACTATTGTCACATTAACCTTCTTgcatttctcttttcttttttactaccCTTTTCTACTGATTCTTTACATTCCATAACTTACTTGACATTGAATTGAGTGTTTTGGATCCAAGTGATTCAAGGTTGGGTTTAGGAGTGGTAAAGAAGTACAATAAACAAAAGGTGGACGTGCCGGAGTGGTTATCGGGCATGACTAGAAATCATGTGGGCTTTGCCCGCGCAGGTTCGAATCCTGCCGTtcacgttttttatttttgtattaatccGTAACTTACCTTAATCATCTCACATTCATTCATACCGTACGAAATGTAAATCTATTTCTTTTCCTAATTTGGGTAAGAAtagaaatcaaatcaattacAAATGCGGTGGTGACGTGTGAAACCGTAAGTGTGTTAGAAAGCTATTTATTAATCATTGGCAGTTTGGCACCGCGTAAACTCTGGATTGTAAAAGAAAGTATATCATTTTTAGACAAGTTATCAAGAAATTAAGATTTCATATGTATATTGCACTTGACGGTTTAGCCATTTGTGAAAGCCACGACAACACCGGCCCTCCTCCATTGACCTAAAcgctagtttatatatatgatttgatttttgataatataaagaaaacatttagCAGTTTATTATTCGaaaattagatattaaaaagaCTAATTAGGCATCAGCTTCATATAGAAAACGTGTTTATTTGCACGTTAGACATATGATTCCGTTGAACAATTTGATTATTTGACGTACCAAAATGTATTTGCTACATGTAATCCAGCTGTATTATTAGTAAGGGGCCTTTGAATTTCCATTTCCAACTTTCACAAGCAAATACCACCATTTTTCCAGCTTATCCAAGAAGTcattgaaaattaaaacaaaacaaaaaaaatttcccaagaAACGTATGTAGCAATCCCGGTAGCAATTGAACcatttattactttattttgttttgtgggaTTACCAAAGTTTTATTCGGAATTTAAAGATTAATTGAGTATCATTTCTCTAGGGTATGGTAAAGACTTCAGACTTGGGAGTATAAGTTAACTCAAGTTTCGAAAAAATGTGGATTTTAGAGTTTGTGGATATGATGTTTTTCAGATATTTTAATGGATAGTTTGTGACAGTTgcaaatttatttatacaacTAATCAATTATGAAGTATACGTACTACATATCCCATACGAGGGACATATAACAAATTTatctcctttgttttctccCTTTTGTCGACACTCAAACTCAGGGGAACTGGTCAGATCTTAAGGGTAAAGGTATAGTCAACTACAAGTACTAATTTGAACATACATAC from Camelina sativa cultivar DH55 chromosome 9, Cs, whole genome shotgun sequence encodes:
- the LOC104712881 gene encoding mitochondrial import inner membrane translocase subunit TIM23-2-like; protein product: MAANNRSDHGSDENTRLYNPYQNYEVPINKSQYLYKLPTSPEFLFTEEALRQRRSWGENLTFYTGTAYLGGSVAGASLGVITGVKSFESGDTTKLKINRILNSSGHAGRTWGNRVGIIGLVYAGLESGVVAVTDRDDVWTSVVAGLGTGAVCRAARGVRSAAVAGALGGLAAGAVVAGKQIVKRYVPI
- the LOC104712883 gene encoding U-box domain-containing protein 35-like, whose translation is MYSRRVRGTSVDFDAITAIAIDKDKNSQHAFKWAVENLLQDSPQCVLLHVQAGNTGNNQDESHQLFLPFRGFCTRKGIIAKEVILGDLDIANALVKYISNNFIANIVVGASARNSFLKKFKSPDVPTTLLKTTPETCAVFVVSKGKLSRSKFATRPQKLSKQQNLSFLLYNSTSSISSDSERASTSPVSTQTNKPISDSYLSYSPRISPPQSVSEISHSERTDNGSYGVVSTVSSYTISSSSNTNRSSISSTSTESPLAGNLVEQQNQNLEAEVKRLRLELKQFKKDKDTTNQKENVRYSPRSEEAIELPRLLFERAKQKRESEIHAAEIAKRIAQMESLKRRLQEMQANLEKERMVNEVSYRRYSIKDVEAATNGFSDDLKIGEGGYGPVYKAVLHYNSVAIKIMKSGITEGLKQFQQEIEVLSSMRHPNMVILLGACPELGCLVYEYMENGTLEDRILCKNDTPPLSWRARFRIAAEIATGLLFLHQAKPEPLVHRDLKPANILLDKYFTSKISDVGLARLVPPSMADDSFSNYHMTSAAGTFCYIDPEYQQTGMLGVKSDLYSFGVVLLQIITAMPAMGLTHKVEMAIEDNKLREILDPKVSEWPEEETLELAKLALQCCELRKKDRPDLASVLLPALTRLREFAREDHERIQDRTYVSYVHNSVSLPKIPHPQVGFLEPFVLSDINCKLNLENSTQ
- the LOC104712884 gene encoding protein phosphatase 2C 16-like, with protein sequence MEEMTPAVAMTLSLANTMCDSSSPVEITQLKNVTDSADLLSDSQHQKQGESELLKTGSSSSSSTNVLDEDEVLVEEDDNSAAVISEGLLVVDDAGSELSLSEIDNGRVLATAIIVGESSIEQVPTAEVVIAGEDTSVEEDGSGVTASEVVIRLPEVNSNQLVKGRSVYELDCIPLWGTVSIQGNRSEMEDAFAVLPHFLKLPIKMLMGDHEGMSPSLTHLTGHFFGVYDGHGGHKVADYCRDRLHFVLAEEIERIKDELCKRNTGEGRQVQWEKVFTSCFLTVDDEIGGKVSRAVVGSSDKILEAVASETVGSTAVVALVCSSHIVVSNCGDSRAVLLRGKEAMPLSVDHKPDREDEYARIENAGGKVIQWQGARVFGVLAMSRSLGDRYLKPYVIPEPEVTFMPRSREDECLILASDGLWDVMNNQEACELARRRILMWHKKNGAPPIAERGKGTDPACQAAADYLSMLAIQKGSKDNISIIVIDLKAQRKFKTRT